Part of the Stackebrandtia endophytica genome is shown below.
GTGGTCGGTCGGACGCGGTGGCTATCCCGACCCGCCATTGGGATCGCAAGGCCAAGCGTGACAGTTTCCTCAAGTTGCAACCGCGACTGAGGATCCATCGTGGAGGTTTCGATCGGGTGGCCGGGCGGGTGGATGCCGGCACCTGGCAGCTGGTGAGACGGCGGCATCGGTTCTAGGGTGCCCGGTCCGTTGGATGTCGCGGGGCGATGGGTTGGATTCTCGATGCCAAATCAATAGCGGCTCTTCGGTTCGGGCCGCTTGATTGCATCGATAAACGCTGATATATCTATTGGTCAGGAAACCTTCCTTACTTGGAGATGACATGTCACGATTCCGAGTCACGATCGCGATGGCCGCAGCGTCCCTGATCGGCCTGTTCGCGGTACTGCTGCCGACCACGACGGCGTCGGCCGAGGCCGTCACGCCTGCTCAGGCCTGCGACTATCCCGACTGGGTCGCCGGATCCTGGTACAACGCCGGTGACATCGTGCGATACACCGACGGCAACCACTACATCGCCGAACACGACAATCCCGGCTACGACCCCGTCATCAGTACCTGGTACTGGGACCCCTACAACTGCGACGGCGGCGGCGACCCCGGTCCCACCGACTTCGTCATCTCCGAAGCCCAGTTCAACCAGCTGTTCCCGAACCGGAACCCGTTCTACACCTACGCCGGACTGGTCCAAGCCACCGAAGCGTTCCCGGCATTCGCCTCAACCGGTGGCGACACGGTGAGCAAACAGGAGGCGGCCGCCTTCCTCGCCAACACCGCCCACGAGACCGGCGACTATGTGCACATCGTGGAGCAGGACACGTCGAACTATCCGCATTACTGCGACCCGGGACAGTCGTTCGGTTGTCCCGCAGGCGATGCCGCCTACTACGGACGAGGTCCGATACAGCTGAGCTGGAACTTCAACTACAACGCCGCCGGCAACGCCCTCGGTCTGCCGCTGCTGACCAATCCGTGGCTGGTGGAGCAGGATTCGGCGGTCGCCTGGAAGACGGCTCTGTGGTACTGGATGACGCAGAGCGGTCCGGGAACCATGACCGCGCACGACGCCATCGTCAACGGACACGGATTCGGACAGACGATCTGGGCCATCAACGGCAGCCTGGAGTGCAACGGCGGAAATCCCGGCCAGGTGCAGAGCCGGGTCGACCGCTACAACACCATCACCGGACTGATCGGGGTGTCGCCGGGCGGCAACCTGTACTGCTGATGTCTTCACTGCCCCGTTCGAGCCGATGGTGCTCGGGCGGGGCTTTTCGCTGTCCAACCTGCGGGTCGCACGGTTGTTTGTCATGCACATCCCTGTGTGGTGGACGTTAGTGTGTGTCGCACTGTATAGTGTTGTGTGTGAGTTCCGAAGAACTGATCGCCGGGCAGGCGCAGGAGTTGCGTCGCGGCACCGTCGTGCTCGCCTGTCTGGCGCTGCTCGACGAGCCGCAATACGGCTACGCCCTGCTCGAAACGCTCAACAACGCCGACATCGCCGTCGACGGGAACACGCTCTATCCGCTGTTGCGCCGACTGGAGAAACAGGGCCTGCTCGACAGCGAATGGAACACCGACGAATCCCGCCCCCGAAAGTTCTATCGAATCAGCGACGCCGGGACCGAAGCCCGCGCCGAACTGATCCGCGAATGGAACGCCCTCGTCGCATCGATGGCACGACTGACAAAGGAAACCCCATGACGACCAACACCCTCACAGAACGGTACGTGCGCGAAGTCGTCCGCCGTATCCCCGGCGACCAGCGCGATGAGGTCGCCAACGAACTTCGCGCCACCATCGCCGACACCGTCGACGCCAGGGAGGGCGCCGACCGCGACGCCGTCGAACGGGATGTCATCCAGGAGATGGGGGACCCGATCCGGTTGGCGGCCCGCTACGCCGACCGACCGCTCGCGCTGATCGGTCCGGTCTTCTACCCGACCTACATCCGGCTGCTCACCACCCTGATGTCCATTGTGCTGCCGATCGTCGTCGTGGTGACCGTCGCCGTCGACATCATCGAGAACAACGACCTCGGCTCCGCCATCGGCACCGGCATCGGCGCCACCGTGACCGTCGCCGCCCAGATGTTCGGCTGGTTGACCCTCGTGTTCGCCTGCATCGAGCGGTGGCAGCCGAAGGGGGACCCGGCAATCGATCCGTGGACGCCGGACCGGCTCCCGGATGTGAAGCTCGCCGACAAGCAGGCGAAGGGCGCCGTCGCCTCGCTCGTGTGGTACGGATTCCTCATCGCGCTGATCACCTGGCAGCACACCGCGCAGCCGGTCATCCTCGGCGGGGACCGCCTCGAGGTCCTCAACCCCGTACTGTGGAACAACTGGACGATGTGGACGATCCTCGCGGGTCTCGGTGCGTTGATGGTGATCGAGGTGATCCGACTCGCGGCCCGCCGATGGACCATGTCCCTGGCCATCGCCGCATCCGTCGCTGAAGGAGTCTTCGCGGTGCCGCTGATCTGGGTGCTGTACGAACGAGAGTTCTTCAACCCCGAGTTCCTCGCTAAGATCACCGTCCTCGACGAGTTCTACCTGATCGCGATATTCGGAGTCGTCGCTCTCGGTGTCTTCGAAGTCGTCAACCGGTTCCGCATGCTGAGCCGAGGCGAGTAGTCCCTCCCGGATCGGCGCGTCGTCGCCACCCGAACACCACCGCCGTCGGCGAGGTCCTGCCTCGTCGGTGGCGGTTTCACGTCGGTATCCCTCAACGGTGAGATCGGGGTCCTCCAACCTCCACCCCTAATTTGATCGTAGTTCGGTTTTGCTGAATGGGAGCTAAACGACCGTCCATGAGGGAGTCCGTCGAATCGTTGGGGTCTCGTGGGATAATGCGCGGTCGATTTGACGTGTGGCGGGCGGGCGGTATCTATGTAATGCTGCCGATTCCGGCATTGTCGGCCGTGTGGCAAAGGGGACGAGGCTTGACGGAGAAGAATCCGGTCCGGTATTCGAACAACCTGCCCTATCTGTTGCTCAACGACCAGCCCATCGACGACCATGACGCCGATTTGTTGGACCGATCCGAGATCGCGCGGGGAATCGCCGAGGCCATCGAATCATCGCGAACCATCACTCCGTTGGTCATGGCCGTCGACGCCGGATGGGGGATGGGGAAGAGCTCGCTGCTGCGGCAGATCGATCGGGAGCTCGCCGACTCACCCGGCATCGTCCCCGTGCATTTCAACGCGTGGATCACCGACGGTGAACGTGCTCTGGAGAGCCTCATCAAATCGGTCCTGCACAAGATCGACGACAACATCGTGCGGCGATGGTTCCGAACGGTCACGCGCCAAGGCCCGCTGCTGGGCGTGGCTCGGGCCATCGTGATGATCGTCGCCCGGTTCCTGGGAGGAAGACGACTCGTCGACGACGCCTGGAACGCCCTGGCCGGTGACGCCCAATCCCTGCACACCGTGCGATCGGCCATCGGCGACCTGCTGAATGACTGGGTGGATCGCGGCATCCGGTCGGGGACCGACCGGATGCTCGTCGTCTTCATCGACGACCTCGATCGCTGCTCCCACGACGTGATCATCAAGATCTGCGAGGCGATCAAGCTGTACCTGGACGTGCCGGGGCTCATGTTCGTGATCTCCTGCGACCAGTCCACACTGGCCAACAGCGCCGCCCACGCCACCGGCGCCCCCGGACATGAATACCTGGAGAAGATCATTCAGGTGGCCTATCGGGTGCCGCCGCCCGACGCGGATCAGTTGGGCGCACTCATCAGGGGATATGCGCGGCAGGCCCGGATCGAGTCCGTCATCGACGAGACGGTGGTGTCGATCCTGATCGCACGAACCGGCCGCAATCCCCGCCGCATCAAACGCATATTCAACAGTTTTGTTCTCGAATACCGGCTCGACCTCGCCTGGCAACGCTCCCCATTGGGCAGTGTCCAGTTGGTCACCGCGATTCTGCTCCAGCACCTCTACCCGGCGTTCTACGACCTGCTGCTCAACGACGACAGCGATGTCGACGTCATCGGACGGTTCCTGGACTACGCCAAGTTCGTCCAGTATGAACTGTCGCCACCGGAGCGCGCCGATCCATGGTGGAGCATGGTTCGAAGCCTGTCCGAGTCAATGGGACTGCCCAAACCGAACTCGCCGACCGAGCTGGATCGGTTGCACGGCCACGTACCCACGGAGTTCCGAAATCTGGCGCGCAACAACACCTTCGTCGCGCTGCTACACGGAATCGGGGGCGCCGAAGTGCGAACGGTGTTCCAAGCTCAACTGTTGCGACGCCCGCTGGCGACCGAAGTTCCACGAGTGCCCGAAACTCGAATGTCCGACAACCTGATGCTCGACGGGATGCGAATCATCCGGGTGAGCGACGAACCGCAATCCGAGGGCGTGCCGAGGCTGCTCGAATCGCACGGTGCCGAGGTGACCGTCTTCACCTCCGCCGACGAATCCAACCCGGTGATCCTGACCGTTCAACCCGATGTCGTGATCTCCGACATCACCAGGGGCGACGACAGAGAAGCCGGGTTCCGGCAGGTCGAGAACCTCCGAACCGCCGGGTATCAAGGCGCGATCGTGTTCTAGACCGGTTTCGTCGACCCCGCCCGCAAAGCCCGGGCCAGGCGACTCGACGCGAGTATCACCGCCGACATCTCCACCCTCGTCGGTTTGTTGTTCCAGTTGAGGAACAACGTCTTCGCCGCCAAATGATCGTCGCGCCCTCGGATGCGGCATGGATACCGTTGCCCGGTGAACCGATCACGCCGCCGCCCCCGACCAGCCGACCGACGTGCCAGACGCCGACTCGACGAACGCGGCAGGACACTGTGGTGGGTGGGCCTCGCATTCCAGGTGATGACCCTGCCGGCCGCGTGGTTCATCTCCACCGACCTCGCCTGGACCGACGACGATGAGGCGTTGCTGCTGGTCGCGTTGACCGTCGGCGGACCCGCCGTGATCGGATTCCCCACCATGGCGGTCGGACGGCTGCTGCGCGACATCGCCGGCGAAGGGAACGACGCCTTCCCCAGCGGATTCGGCAGAGCCAAGATCCTCCGCTGGCCAGCAGCGTTGGGGGTCACGATGCTCACCACCTGCGTGCGCCTCATGTTGACCGTCGTCGCGGCGATGTTGGTGATCGTCGGAATCACCTACCTGTTCACCGGTGAGGAACTGAGCCTGGTCAACCCGGTGCTGGGACCTGCGGGCGATGCCATCCTCACCGCCGTGATCGCGATGACCCTCGCTGCCGCCGCCTGGATGTCGACGGGCGTGACGATCGCCGGTTGCCTACTCGTCGGGTACGCGATCGTTCTGCTGTTTCTGCGCGACACCCGCGAACAGCAACTGGTCACCGCACGGATGTTGTTGCTGGCGGTCCTCATCACCGTCGGCATCTGCGCCGTCGTCATCACCGGGGAGGTCGAACCCGACGATCGACTCACTCGCGGACTCATCCCCACCGTCGGCGCCGCTCTGATCGTGATCCCGTTGGCCGGTGTGCTGACCTGGGCATGGCGAGCAGGGCACCGACCGGCACCTCTCAACAGCGTCGGCGGGTGGGCCATCCTCATCGTTCGACTGATAGCGGGAACGGTGCTGATCGGTTGGCTGACCGTATCCGTCGGGTCGGCGTGGGCCTGACATCACGACCGCTGCGTGTGCTTCAGAATCGCCGGGACCACCCCACTCCACGTCCGGCGGGGTAGCTCATGGCCGCACCGCTCCAATGTCAACAGTTGAGCGTCGGCAATCTCCTCCGCCAAAGCCAACCCGTGCCGATACGGCAGCAACAGGTCATCCGTGCCGTGGACGACCAGCGTCGGCGTCGAAATCTCCGAGAGTCGTTCCCGTGGCCAACGGGTGAACGCGACCGCCTGATGATTCTCCATCGCCGTCAAATCCAACGCCCGATCCACCACTGCGGCCGCCGTCGTACGAGCATCTGCCGAGTCGAACGGGACACCACGTGAGGCACACAGACGTTCATGCGTGACCAGATACTCGATGAGCCCCTCCCGGTCCGTCGGCGGATCACCCATCGACTCGAACTCGCGCAACGTCTCCGGCGTCATCCAGTCCAAATCGGAGTCACCACCGCCGGGACCGACGGGGCTCGACGCGATCAACGTCAACGAAGCCACCCGATCCGGGTGATCCATCGCGGTCAACTGGGCGAGGCCGCCACCCATTGACAACCCCACCAGGTCGGCGGTCGCCAGTTCGAAACGGTCCAGGATGCCCACCAGGTCAGCGGACAAATCGGTGAGCCGATAGTCGGCCTCACCGGGTGCATAGGTCACCGAACGTCCGGTATCGCGATAGTCGTAACGAATCACCAGCCGTGAGCCCGCCGCCAACGCCTCGCAGAAATCGTCCCGCCACCCCAACATCGACGTCGCCCCACCACTCAACAGGACGATCGCCGGAGCGGTCGGATCACCGAACGGTTCGACGCACAACTCGACCCCGTTGGCGCGGATCATCATCTCGGGCATGGTCGCCTCCTCACCATCGCCCCATCGTGCGGCATCCCTGTGACATCCCGATCCCGAATCCACGGTTTCGCTGCCGGGTGGGGAGGTGGGGAGGTGGGGAGGTCGAACCGAGGACGGTGGCGTGAGCCGTTATTCCGCGGGGCCTCCAACCTCCACCCCTAATTTGAGCGTAACCCGGTTTCGCTGAAGGGGACCTTAAGCCGGCTGAAGCCTGTGGACAACCAAGTGATTGTGGAAAACCGTCGCCCTGTGGACGAAGCGCCCGCAGAACACCCCGCCGACTCGGCACCGGCGACCGCGATCCCGCCCCATCGACTGGCGAATCGACCGCCCAGCCCACAATCGCAACCCCCAGCGTCGACGCCATAACCTGGTCGGTCAGGATCGAACACGTGGCTGACACAGCTGAACTCTCCACCGAACCGGCTCGTGACGACACCGTCGACACACCAGCCCCGATCGCCCCACGCGGTCTGAGGCTGCTCGCGTCCCTGCTCGCGGTCACCGCCGCCACCATCACCGCGGTGTGGCTACTCAACATCGGCGGCGGCGTCATCACCGAAGCCGTACTCGGCCTGCCACCGCGCGACAGCACCGTGACCTGGCTGGTTCCGCTGCTCAAACTCGCCGGACAACTTCTCGCCGCCGCCTCCGTGGGCTGCCTCATCGCCGCGGCGTTCTTCGTCGACGGCGAAAAAGGCCGTGTCCGCGCCCAGGCCTACCGGTGGTTGCGAATCGGCGGATGGGCCGCCGTCGTGTGGGGACTCATCAGCCTGATCCAGATCCCCATCAAACTGGCCGACATCTTCGCCTCCGACTTGGCCATGGTCAGCCCCGAAGCCGCCTGGAGCTTCGTCCGCGACACCGGCAACGGCTTCGCCATCGCGCTCACCGCGTTGCTGGCCATCGCCGCCGGAGTCGTCGCACTCAACAGCCTCACCGTCAACTCCGCCGCCTGGGCAGGCGTCATCGCGGTCGTCGCGAGCTTCCCGATGGTCTTCACCGGTCACTCTGCGGCAGCCGGAAACCACCAGATCGCCGTCGACTCGATGCTGCTGCACGTCACCGGGGCACTCCTGTGGACCGGCGGCCTGCTCGCATTGCTGCTGGCGCGCCGCACCGCCGCGGTGGCCGCCAACCGGTACAGCCGACTGGCGCTGGTCGCGTTCGTGGGGGTCGCCGCCTCCGGAGTGATCAACGCCGCCAGCCGCCTCACCACCGTCGACGACCTCGTCGGCACCGCCTACGGGCGGGAAGCGCTCGCCAAAGTCGGGGCGCTACTGATCCTGGGAGGCTTCGGTTGGTGGCACCGCCGCGCGACCCTCCCCGCGATCGATGACGGTCGCCCCGGGGCCTTCCGACGATTCGCCGTCATCGAACTGATCCTGATGGGCGCCACCTTCGGCCTCGCCGTGGCACTGTCCCGCACGCCCTACCCGGCACCGATCGCCGAGGAGTCCACCGCGCAGGCGCTACTGGGTTTCCCCATGCCGGCGCCGATGTCAGCCCTGACCATCCTGACCGACTGGTACCCGCAAATCCTCATCTGCACCGCCGCCATCGCCGGAATCGGCCTGTACCTGGCGGGAGTCTGGCGACTGCGTCGCCGAGGCGACACCTGGTCCATCATGCGGACCCTGCTGTGGTGTGGCGGCTGGGTGCTGGCGGTGTTCGTCACCTCGTCCGGCATGGGCAAATACAGCATGGTGCTGTTCAGCGTCCACATGATGCAGCACATGACGTTGAACATGCTGGTGCCGATCCTGTTGGTGCTGGCCGCACCCATCACGTTGGCGCTTCGAGCATTGAAACCGTCGAAGGCTCGCGGCCCCCGCGAATGGCTCACCGCGATCCTCCACTCCAAGGTCGTCCGGGCCGTGTCCCATCCGCTCATCGCGTTGACGCTGTACATCTTCAGCCTCTACCTGATGTACTTCACCGGCCTGTTCGAGTGGGGAATGCGAACCCACGCCGGTCACCTGCTGATGGTCGGGCACTTCCTGGCCGCCGGTGGACTGTTCTTCTGGGTCATCATCGGCCCCGACCCCGCCCCCCGCAGGCCTCCCTATCCGGCGCGGATCCTCATGTTCTTCATCGCCGTGGTGTTTCACACCATCTTCGGCCTGACGATCATGCAGTCCACCGACGTGATCGCCGCCGACTGGTTCACGGCATTGGGCCGCGACTGGGGTGCCACCCCGATCGAGGACCAGAGCGCCGGCGGTGGAATCGCGTGGGCCTTCGGAGAGATACCCAGCGTCATGGTGCTGGTGGCGTTGGTGTGGCAGTGGTCGCGAAGCGAAGAACGCGAAGGGCGACGCCTCGACCGTGTCGCGCAACGCGCCGCCGCATCCGACACCCCCGAAGACGACCCGCACGAGCGGTACAACGCCTACCTCGCGAAGCTCGCCGAAGCCGACCGCAAGGCGGGTCTGCGCGAATAACAGGGAATTATCGGAGGCTGAGGCGCTCATCACGCAAGATCATTCGGTGAGCCACCTCGGGTTACGCTTGCGGCCGGTCGGCACAACGACGTGTCGCCCTCCACTGTGTTCTAGGAGTCGGTACCGCCATGATCAGCGTCTTCGATCTCTTCAAGATCGGAATCGGGCCGTCCAGTTCCCACACCGTCGGACCCATGCGAGCCGCCCGCACCTTCGTCGAAGGCCTCAAAGCCGACGGGATGCTCACCGAGGTCGCCGGCATCCGAGCCGAACTCTTCGGCTCACTGGGCGCCACCGGGCACGGCCACGGCTCCGGCCCCGCCGTCCTACTCGGCTTGAGCGGTGAAGACCCCGAAACCGTCGACACCGCCAGCGTCGCCGAACGCGTCGCCGACATCCAACGCACCAACCGGCTCAACCTGCTCGCCGTCCACGAGATCCGGTTCAACCCGGACACCGACCTCACCCTGCACCGGCGACGCACCCTGCCGTTCCACCCCAACGGGATGACCTTCGCCGCCAGCGACGCCAACGGCGCCATCACCCGCGAACGCACCTACTACTCGGTGGGAGGCGGATTCGTCGTCGACGAGAACGCCGCCGCCGGCGACTCGCCCATCAAAGTCGACGACACCCCCGTGACCCACCCCTTCACGACCGGGGCTCGACTGCTCGAACTCACCAAGGAAACCGGACTGTCCATCAGCAACATCATGATGGCCAACGAACAGGCCTGGCGCTCCGAAACCGACATCCGCGCCGAACTACTGCGCATCTGGCAGGTCATGCGTGACTGCGTCCACGCCGGATGCCACACCGAGGGCAGCCTCCCCGGCGGACTCAAAGTCCCCCGGCGAGCCTCCGAAATGTACCGAAACCTGCGAGCCGAAACCCAGGCACAAAGCGACCTGGGCCGACAGGCCACCAGCGACCCGCTGCAAGTCATGGACTGGGTGACCCTCTTCGCCCTGGCCGTCAACGAGGAGAACGCCGCAGGCGGCCGAGTCGTCACCGCACCCACCAACGGCGCCGCCGGAATCGTCCCCGCCGTCCTGCACTACTACTGGCGCTACGTCCCCGGCGCCAACGAGGAAGGCGTCATCCGGTTCCTCCTGACCGCCGCCGCCATCGGAGTCCTCTTCAAAGAGAACGCCTCCATATCCGGAGCCGAAGTCGGCTGCCAAGGCGAAGTCGGTTCCGCCTGCTCCATGGCCGCCGCCGGACTCACCGAAGTCCTCGGCGGAACCCCCGCCCAAGTCGAGAACGCCGCCGAAATCGCGATGGAACACAACCTCGGCCTCACCTGCGACCCCGTGGGCGGACTGGTACAGATCCCCTGCATCGAACGCAACGCAGTGGCCTCCATCAAAGCCATCACCGCCGCCCGCTTGGCCATGCGCGGCGACGGAGAACACACCGTAAGCCTCGACAAGGTCATCAAAACCATGCGAGAAACCGGCGCCGACATGAAAGTCAAATACAAGGAGACGTCACGCGGCGGGCTAGCCGTCAACGTCATCGAATGCTAACTTTCCGCCTGCCCAGGCACGTGTCTGGCGGCGCCGTGTTCTTCCTTGCCTACCAAACCCGTAGGCGGCGGAAGCCCACGTCTTGCCATACGCGCACCTGGACGGGCGGAACCTTGTTGCCCAGGCTTCGCCTCGCGGCGCCGCAGTCGGGCTTGCCTACCAAAACCGTAGGCGGCGCCCGTCCGCGTCTGGCGACGCGAGGGCCTGGACGGGCGGAACCGCCTGCCCGGGCACGTGTCTGGCGGCGCCGTGGTCTTCCTTGCCTACCAAAACCGTAGGCGGCGGAAGCCCACGTCTTGCCATACGCGCACCTGGACGGGCGGAACCTTGTTGCCCAGGCTTCGCCTCGCGGCGTCGCGGTCGGGCTTGCCTACCAAGACCGTAGGCGGTGCCCGTCTGGCGCTCCGTTGCTGGTCTGCCTCCGGCAGAACGCCGCACCTGGACGGGCGGAACCGCCTGCCCGGGACGACCTGATCGCACCTGGACGGGCGGAACCTTGTTGCCCAGGCGCTGCCCGAGCGCGCACCTGACGGCGTGACGGGGAGGAGAACCGAGCTGTCCGAGCCCCGGGAGGATGCTAGCGGGCCGATGCGGCGTGGTGGTTTCCCGGCGAGAACCGGTCGACAATTCTGAGTATCCATACTCGACCGTCGTTGGTGGTCGATCCCGGACGAATCGCAGGATGGGGCGACTGCGGCAGTCCATTTGAGAATGGGATGGATCGCTCGGCATGTACTCTGCCGCAAGGAGAACGGCGATCTCGTCCACCGCTCCGGTGGGTGGCCAGGTGTCGAGGACGGGTGGCCCGAAGGACCAGTTGGTCCGTCGTTCCCCTGAAGAATCACGCCTTCAGTCGCGCCGCCACGGCAATCCCGGGGCATCGCCATCACGAAGACGCCCGGTCGGCCATCGCAACGCGGGATCGACGGTTCGCCGACGCACCACGAAGATCGACGTCGACCAATGGCTGGCCAGGCGGTGTGAACCGTCGAAGCCGGTGTGAACAGGGCGGGTGATCGGGAGTGAGCCGCCGCACTGCGTTACCGTTCTGCCTAGAGACGTGCCGGACAGCGAAGTCGGTGAGATGCCGACGCTGTCCCGCAACTGTGATGCCCGTCGCCGATGAACGGGCTGAGCCAGGCCGCCTGCCCGGTACGTCGCGAACCACAGCCGTCGAGGAACGAGCGTTCGCGCCACCGCCGAGTCCTTGGCGTCAGGCGAGCGAAGATCCTCGTCAATCGCCAAGGAGTAAGTCTTGACCCGCACCTCTCGTGCACTGCTGGCCGGCGCGGTTACCGTGACGCTTGCCGGGGCGTTGGCCGCCTGCGGCCAGTCCGAACCCGACCAGGTCGACGAGACCGTCGACAGCTCGTATGCCGCCGGTGACCTCGTTCTTCCCGAAAAGCCCGAACGCATCGTGTCGCTGTCGGGCACCACCACCGAGATGCTGTTCGCGATCGGCGCCGGCGACCAGGTGGAGGCCGTCGACATGTTGTCGACCTACCCCGCCGACGCCCCGGTCACCGATCTGGACGCGTTCACCCCGAACGTGGAGTCCATCACCGGTTACGAGCCTGACCTGGTGGTCCTGTCGCACGACCAGGACGACATCATCCAGAAACTGACCGATGTGGAGGTGCCGGTATACTACGCGCCCGCCGCGGTCACGTTGGACGACACCTATCAGCAGATCGCCGACCTGGGCGCGTTGACCGGTAACGGTGATGCCGCCGAGACCCTCAACGAGGAGATCTCGGGCCAGATCGAACAGTTTGTCGCCGACCTGCCCGAACGCGACGAGCCGTTGACGGGCTACTACGAGCTGGACAACACGCTGTTCACGCTGACCTCGGACACCTACGCCGGTTCGCTGTTGAAACTGGCCGGAGTCGAGAACATCGCCGACACCGCCGACGGTGCCGCCGACGCCGGTGGCTACCCGCAGTTGTCCGCCGAGTTCGTGCTGGACAGCAACCCCGATCTGATCTTCGTCTCCGGTGATGAGGCCGTCGGCGACGTCACCGGCCGGGACGGCTGGGATTCGGTGACCGCGGTCGCCGACGGCAATGTGGTCGCCCTCGACCCGGATGTCGCGTCGCGGTGGGGCCCCCGGGTCGTCGACTTGATGGAGGCGATCACCGTCGCCGTTTCGGCGGTGTAACCACCTTCGGCGGTCGGTCGCCCCACACCGGGGCGACCACCGTCGGCATGGAATCCCCCTGATCACCAGCCACGACCGGTTCGATCCGGTCGGTTGAGGGACACGTGAGTTGAGCAGATCAAACGTCGTCGACGATTCGGCGAGCCTTCCGGGGCGGTTGCCCGATCTCCCGAGGTTTCGCCCGGCCGGGCTTCGAGTCACCTGGTTCCTGGGTGCGCTCGTGGTGTTGGTGCTGGTGGTGGTCGCCGGTGTCGCGTTCGGCCCGGTGTCGTTGCCGCCGGGCGCGGTTGCTGCGGAGCTCGTCAACCGGGTGTTCGGTACCGACCTGGATACCGGGTTGACCAGTCAGCAGGCCGCCATCGTGTGGAAGCTGCGGCTGCCGCGGGTTCTGTTGGCGCTGCTGGTGGGCGCGATGTTGGCTTTGGCCGGTGGCTGTTATCAGGGGGTGTTCCGCAACCCGTTGGCCGATCCGATGCTGCTGGGGGTGGCCTCCGGCGCCGGGTTGGGGGCTACGGCGTTCATCGTGGCTCGGGCGCATGGTCTGCCGTTGAGTACCCAGTTGTTGCCGATCGCGGCGTTCGTGGGGGCGCTGGCGGCATTGGGGGCGACGTATCTGTTGGGTGCGGCGGGTGGTCGGCGACAGGGCACGGTCACGCTGATCTTGGCGGGGGTCGCGGTGTCGACGTTCCTCACCGCCGTTCAGACCTATGTTCAACAGCGCAATGTGGACACGATCGCGAGTGTGTACTCGTGGCTGCTGGGACGGTTGACCGTCGCCAGTTGGGCCGAGGTGCGGATGCTGCTGCCCTATGTCGTGTTCACCGCGATCCTGGTTCTGTTGCGGCGCCGTGAACTGGATGTCCTGTCTGTGGGCGACACGGAGGCCTCCGCGCTGGGGTTGCACCCGAAACGGTCCCGCCTGATTCTGTTGCTGGCCGCGTCGCTGGGTACCGCGGCGGCGGTGTCGGTCAGCGGACTGATCGGTTTCGTCGGAGTGGTGGTGCCGCACATCGTCCGGTTGCTCGCCGGCCGGTCCTATCGCAGTATTCTGCCGTTGTCGCTGCTGGCGGGGGCGTCGTTCCTGATCTTGGCCGACTT
Proteins encoded:
- a CDS encoding glycoside hydrolase family 19 protein: MSRFRVTIAMAAASLIGLFAVLLPTTTASAEAVTPAQACDYPDWVAGSWYNAGDIVRYTDGNHYIAEHDNPGYDPVISTWYWDPYNCDGGGDPGPTDFVISEAQFNQLFPNRNPFYTYAGLVQATEAFPAFASTGGDTVSKQEAAAFLANTAHETGDYVHIVEQDTSNYPHYCDPGQSFGCPAGDAAYYGRGPIQLSWNFNYNAAGNALGLPLLTNPWLVEQDSAVAWKTALWYWMTQSGPGTMTAHDAIVNGHGFGQTIWAINGSLECNGGNPGQVQSRVDRYNTITGLIGVSPGGNLYC
- a CDS encoding PadR family transcriptional regulator, whose protein sequence is MSSEELIAGQAQELRRGTVVLACLALLDEPQYGYALLETLNNADIAVDGNTLYPLLRRLEKQGLLDSEWNTDESRPRKFYRISDAGTEARAELIREWNALVASMARLTKETP
- a CDS encoding HAAS signaling domain-containing protein, producing MTTNTLTERYVREVVRRIPGDQRDEVANELRATIADTVDAREGADRDAVERDVIQEMGDPIRLAARYADRPLALIGPVFYPTYIRLLTTLMSIVLPIVVVVTVAVDIIENNDLGSAIGTGIGATVTVAAQMFGWLTLVFACIERWQPKGDPAIDPWTPDRLPDVKLADKQAKGAVASLVWYGFLIALITWQHTAQPVILGGDRLEVLNPVLWNNWTMWTILAGLGALMVIEVIRLAARRWTMSLAIAASVAEGVFAVPLIWVLYEREFFNPEFLAKITVLDEFYLIAIFGVVALGVFEVVNRFRMLSRGE
- a CDS encoding P-loop NTPase fold protein, with the translated sequence MTEKNPVRYSNNLPYLLLNDQPIDDHDADLLDRSEIARGIAEAIESSRTITPLVMAVDAGWGMGKSSLLRQIDRELADSPGIVPVHFNAWITDGERALESLIKSVLHKIDDNIVRRWFRTVTRQGPLLGVARAIVMIVARFLGGRRLVDDAWNALAGDAQSLHTVRSAIGDLLNDWVDRGIRSGTDRMLVVFIDDLDRCSHDVIIKICEAIKLYLDVPGLMFVISCDQSTLANSAAHATGAPGHEYLEKIIQVAYRVPPPDADQLGALIRGYARQARIESVIDETVVSILIARTGRNPRRIKRIFNSFVLEYRLDLAWQRSPLGSVQLVTAILLQHLYPAFYDLLLNDDSDVDVIGRFLDYAKFVQYELSPPERADPWWSMVRSLSESMGLPKPNSPTELDRLHGHVPTEFRNLARNNTFVALLHGIGGAEVRTVFQAQLLRRPLATEVPRVPETRMSDNLMLDGMRIIRVSDEPQSEGVPRLLESHGAEVTVFTSADESNPVILTVQPDVVISDITRGDDREAGFRQVENLRTAGYQGAIVF
- a CDS encoding alpha/beta fold hydrolase — translated: MPEMMIRANGVELCVEPFGDPTAPAIVLLSGGATSMLGWRDDFCEALAAGSRLVIRYDYRDTGRSVTYAPGEADYRLTDLSADLVGILDRFELATADLVGLSMGGGLAQLTAMDHPDRVASLTLIASSPVGPGGGDSDLDWMTPETLREFESMGDPPTDREGLIEYLVTHERLCASRGVPFDSADARTTAAAVVDRALDLTAMENHQAVAFTRWPRERLSEISTPTLVVHGTDDLLLPYRHGLALAEEIADAQLLTLERCGHELPRRTWSGVVPAILKHTQRS